A region from the Rosa rugosa chromosome 6, drRosRugo1.1, whole genome shotgun sequence genome encodes:
- the LOC133717370 gene encoding O-fucosyltransferase 39-like: protein MALKPFVNQLGYVNVPQEINRLRCGVNYHALKFLPEIEQMADLLASRMRNRTGSSNPFMYVHFHLIGTTQTPARFSLTTFHSAGPCILGLRRVRLKRYLEMTGADGGLALEKLMCFACILDMAWRPSTLMKV from the exons atggCCCTGAAGCCTTTTGTTAATCAACTTGG GTATGTCAATGTTCCTCAAGAAATCAACAGGCTGAGGTGCGGGGTGAACTATCACGCTCTTAAATTTCTTCCTGAAATAGAGCAGATGGCTGATTTATTGGCATCAAGGATGAGAAACCGCACCGGAAGTTCCAATCCTTTTATGTATGTACATTTCCATTTAATAGGAACTACTCAAACTCCTGCTAGGTTCTCTCTAACAACTTTCCACTCGGCAGGGCCCTGCATCTTAGGTTTGAGAAGG GTCAGGTTGAAGAGATACTTGGAGATGACGGGTGCTGATGGAGGACTGGCCTTGGAGAAGCTTATGTGCTTTGCTTGCATTTTGG ATATGGCATGGAGGCCATCTACTTTGATGAAGGTGTAA
- the LOC133714058 gene encoding uncharacterized protein LOC133714058 translates to MALIRSAQLGFILLVATASLLEVSEAKTIVVGGSEGWRFGFNYTDWALQNSPFYINDELVFKYDPPSKTNSGYSVYLLPNLWSYITCDFSKAKILASETRGDGEGFKVELNQWRPYYFASGNKDGYNCKDGLMKLFAVPLPRWKY, encoded by the exons ATGGCTTTGATTAGGAGTGCACAATTAGGGTTCATTCTCCTTGTAGCTACTGCTTCTCTATTAGAAGTGAGCGAGGCCAAAACTATTGTCGTCGGCGGTTCTGAAGGCTGGCGTTTTGGTTTCAACTACACTGATTGGGCTCTCCAAAACAGTCCTTTTTACATAAATGATGAACTGG TGTTCAAGTATGATCCTCCAAGCAAGACCAACTCAGGTTACAGCGTGTACTTGCTCCCCAACCTGTGGAGCTACATAACTTGTGACTTCAGCAAAGCCAAGATACTGGCGAGTGAGACCCGAGGAGATGGTGAGGGCTTTAAGGTTGAACTGAATCAATGGAGGCCTTATTACTTTGCTAGTGGTAACAAAGATGGCTACAATTGCAAGGATGGACTCATGAAGCTCTTTGCTGTGCCACTTCCACGTTGGAAGTATTGA
- the LOC133718771 gene encoding receptor-like protein EIX2, translating into MASHKTFIHLLLLVHFFLQTTAFAYSRTANQSFSAACIEEERKALLEFKKGPFQGLPSWVGEDCCNWYGIACSNQTGHVISVDLSLYAPSVPVPKSIGNLSHLHILNLSGYAFSGPLPTSIGNLPHLQTLVLSETAISGPLPASIGNLSHLQTLVLSRNRISGPLPKSIGNLSHLQILTLSGSAFSGPLPTSIGNLPHLQTLLLSGTAISGPIPKSIGNLPHLQTLVLWETAISGPIPKSIGNLPHLQTLVLSETAISGPIPKSIGNLSHLQTFVLSGNAISGQFPTSIGNLDLSINVISGPIPKSIGSLPRLQILHLSRNTISGPLPMSIGNLSHLQALDLTENAISGPLPTSIGDLANLRMLALSDNLISGPLPTSIGNLSCLQILDLAGNPKLNGTIPESIGQLSELTGLFLRSDSRDGIISENHFQNLTKLVQFDLSCPASNSLVFNVSHNWIPVFNLSSLSITDCKLMIPAFPAWLRTQAFLTSINLSNVGISDTIPDWFPRISPFLEQVDLSKNQLRGRLPKSVNSLLKEVYLDINSLEGSLPLWPNVTDLNLASNRFSGPIPLNIGNQMPMLYSLDLSRNNIHGTIPLFGNSTRLVALDFSRNYLSGNIPMDWSGLTGLRYLDLSNNNLSGQPFTMCSQLPTLRWLRLSNNNFSGELPVFLQLCQSLAALDLSGNKFSGALPEWIGESLSSLSYLLLGANMLTGNIPQQLCGLPYLQVLDLSHNNLSGSIPRCLGKLERLTKVELEELTIVDDLIHFNRIHMDLNVKGVEYDYTAYLVKLLTKIDLSSNNLWGEIPKEMTNLTALGSLNLSHNHLTGKIPDGIGSLHLLEALDLSSNHLFGPIPSSMTSMTSLSKLNLSHNNFSGPIPSTNQFLTFNDLTSFEGNSGLCGQPLPTACSSSSNNDKDPEVEEDKYEKIWLYGSTGLGFIVGFWAVFGSLVIKRSWRHGYFKFLDKMKDRLSFW; encoded by the coding sequence ATGGCTAGCCACAAAACTTtcattcatcttcttcttcttgttcattTTTTCCTTCAAACCACAGCTTTTGCATACTCTAGGACTGCTAATCAGAGTTTCAGTGCGGCTTGCATTGAGGAGGAGAGGAAGGCCCTCCTTGAATTCAAAAAAGGCCCTTTTCAAGGGCTTCCTTCTTGGGTTGGGGAAGACTGCTGCAACTGGTATGGCATAGCCTGCAGTAACCAAACAGGCCATGTCATCTCGGTAGACCTCTCCTTGTATGCACCCTCTGTTCCAGTTCCGAAATCAATTGGAAACCTGTCACATTTGCACATCTTAAACCTCTCAGGATATGCCTTCTCCGGTCCACTGCCAACGTCAATAGGAAACCTGCCACATTTGCAGACCTTGGTGCTCTCAGAAACTGCAATCTCTGGTCCACTTCCGGCGTCAATAGGAAATCTGTCACATTTGCAGACCTTGGTGCTCTCAAGAAATCGAATCTCTGGTCCACTTCCGAAATCAATTGGAAACCTGTCACATTTGCAGATCCTAACCCTCTCAGGAAGTGCCTTCTCCGGACCACTGCCAACGTCAATAGGAAACCTGCCACATTTGCAGACCTTGTTGCTGTCAGGAACTGCAATCTCTGGTCCAATTCCGAAGTCAATAGGAAACCTGCCACATTTGCAGACCTTGGTGCTCTGGGAAACTGCAATCTCTGGTCCAATTCCGAAGTCAATAGGAAACCTGCCACATTTGCAGACCTTGGTGCTCTCAGAAACTGCAATCTCTGGTCCAATTCCGAAGTCAATAGGAAACCTGTCACATTTGCAGACCTTTGTGCTCTCAGGCAATGCAATCTCTGGTCAATTTCCTACTTCTATAGGAAATCTGGACCTCTCAATCAATGTAATTTCTGGTCCAATTCCGAAGTCAATAGGAAGCCTCCCACGGTTGCAGATACTTCACCTCTCACGCAATACAATCTCCGGTCCCCTTCCGATGTCAATAGGCAATTTGTCACATTTGCAGGCTCTGGACCTCACAGAAAATGCAATATCTGGTCCACTTCCCACATCAATAGGAGATCTGGCAAATTTACGCATGCTGGCCCTTTCTGACAACTTAATCTCCGGTCCACTACCCACGTCAATAGGAAATCTGTCATGTTTACAGATCCTGGACCTTGCTGGAAACCCAAAATTGAATGGAACCATTCCAGAAAGTATTGGACAACTTAGCGAATTGACAGGGTTGTTCCTTCGGAGTGATTCACGGGACGGGATCATATCTGAAAATCATTTCCAGAACCTCACAAAATTGGTACAGTTTGATTTATCATGTCCTGCATCTAACTCTCTTGTTTTCAACGTCAGTCACAACTGGATTCCTGTTTTCAATCTTTCGTCTCTCTCCATCACTGATTGCAAGCTAATGATCCCTGCATTTCCAGCATGGCTGAGAACTCAAGCATTCCTTACTAGTATAAACCTCTCAAATGTTGGAATTTCAGACACAATACCTGATTGGTTTCCGAGAATTTCACCATTCCTTGAACAGGTGGATCTTTCTAAGAACCAGTTAAGGGGAAGGCTTCCTAAATCGGTAAATTCTCTTCTAAAAGAGGTTTATTTGGATATCAACAGTTTGGAGGGTTCCCTTCCACTTTGGCCAAATGTAACGGATCTCAACTTGGCAAGCAATAGATTTTCAGGACCAATACCCTTGAACATTGGCAATCAGATGCCAATGTTGTATAGTCTAGATCTTTCAAGGAATAATATACACGGTACTATTCCCCTTTTTGGGAATAGCACTAGGTTGGTTGCTCTTGACTTCTCAAGAAATTATTTATCAGGAAATATTCCTATGGATTGGTCAGGTTTAACAGGCCTCAGGTACCTAGATCTTTCCAATAACAATCTATCTGGCCAACCCTTCACCATGTGCTCACAACTACCAACTCTTCGATGGTTGAGATTAAGCaacaacaacttttccggggaGCTTCCAGTGTTCTTGCAACTATGTCAATCGCTGGCTGCACTGGATCTTTCAGGAAACAAATTCTCCGGGGCCTTACCAGAGTGGATTGGAGAAAGCCTATCGTCATTGTCATATCTACTTCTAGGAGCAAACATGCTTACTGGAAATATACCTCAGCAGCTATGTGGTCTCCCCTATCTTCAGGTTTTAGACCTTTCTCATAATAATCTATCAGGTTCCATCCCTAGATGTCTTGGCAAATTGGAAAGACTGACAAAAGTAGAGTTGGAAGAACTGACAATAGTAGATGACCTGATCCATTTCAACCGTATCCATATGGACTTAAATGTCAAAGGAGTAGAATATGATTATACTGCATATCTCGTAAAACTACTAACCAAGATAGACCTATCAAGTAATAATCTATGGGGAGAAATACCGAAAGAGATGACAAATCTCACCGCTTTGGGTAGCTTGAATTTGTCACATAACCATTTGACTGGAAAGATTCCAGATGGTATCGGAAGTTTACATCTGTTAGAAGCTCTTGACCTCTCTAGTAACCATCTATTCGGTCCAATTCCTTCAAGCATGACCTCCATGACTTCACTAAGCAAATTGAACTTGTCACATAACAACTTTTCTGGGCCAATTCCATCAACCAACCAGTTCCTTACCTTCAACGATCTAACCTCATTTGAAGGGAACTCAGGGCTTTGTGGGCAGCCATTGCCAACCGCATGCAGCTCATCCTCCAACAATGATAAGGATCCGGAGGTTGAAGAAGATAAGTATGAAAAAATATGGTTGTATGGAAGCACAGGATTGGGGTTCATTGTGGGATTTTGGGCTGTGTTTGGCAGCTTGGTGATAAAGAGGTCATGGAGACATGGTTATTTCAAGTTTCTTGACAAAATGAAAGATAGGCTCTCCTTCTGGTAA